The Chthoniobacterales bacterium sequence TTCCACGGCGGTGAAGAGACGCGCGTTTCCATCGGGATCCGGCCCGCCGAGCTTGGCGGCGACCATGATTTCCTTAACCAGTTTCCCGACAACCTGACCCTTCTTCTGGTTGACGACTTCACGTTTTGCTTGCAGCCATTGGCGACCCATAGTCTGGCCATTTGTATCGGTTTCTCGTTTTGTCGCAACGCCTTTCTCCCTTGGCGGGCGTTTTCATTTCGCTTTAACTCGGCTCATGTCCTCCTACTCGATCTATTTCGCGGGCGAGCTTTTCAGCGCCAAACACCTCTACGGAAATGTCCTCCTCGCCGAGGCGATCTACGAGATTTCCGCAGGGAAATTTGTCTCCGTCGTGCCGCAAAATCTCGAGCAGCGCGAGACGACCGCGCACTCGATCCGCGATCAGGACATTCGCACCTGCCTGAGCTGCGACGTGGGGCTGTTTCACTACGACGGACCCGAACTCGACTCGGGGACGGTGGTGGAGTTTCTCTTCGCGAAGTTTGCTGATATTCCGTCGGTGTTGCTGCGCACCGATTTTCGCAAAGGCGGCGATCAAAGTGGAAACCAAGGCGGCGACCCGTGGAATCTGATGACGAGTTTCTTTCCGAGAACGGAGGTCATCACGCTCGATGCGATGTCCATTTACAAGGAGGCGTTTGCCGAAAACCAAGCCTCGGCGCATGAGTTGCTCGAGAGCAAGGCCGGCACATCGGCCTGCGACGCGATGACTCGCGTGATCGCCCAGCGCGTGATTCCGGCGCTGGAGCGGGTGATCGCGATGCCTCCGATTCTGGCGAAGGAAAAGGCGGCGGCAGTTTACGAATGGCTCGCGGTGATGCCCGGGTTTCAGTCTGATCCGCAGGCGAATGCGAAGTTTGTCATGGAGCAGTTGCAGAACAAACTGGGCCGCGAGCTGCTCTAGAAAACGCTGATCCGAGTCAGGCTCGAATCATTTTCTGAACATCTCGCGAGCGCCCCTGTCTGAGATTGCGGTGAACTTTTCCGCCCGCTCACGCACTTTCAGAAACGCCTAAATTCTTGTGACTGCCTCTGTATTCTCTGGAAATATCTCGCTCGTCCGGCCAATCTCCGCTCCTGTTCCTGAACGAACGGAACGCATGGACCCGACCCCAACTCCCACCCTGACAGAGGACGCGCAGCTCGTCGCCCGCACCCAGGCCGGGGACGCGACGGCTTTCGACGATTTGGTCCGAAAATACACCCAGCGCCTCTACGGGTTGGTCTATAACATGACCTCCAATCACGAGGACACGAACGATCTCTTACAGGATATTTTTGCCAAGGCATACCGCGCCATCGGCGGTTTTCAGGGCAAATCGAGCTTCTACACCTGGGTGCATTCCATCGGGGTGAACATGACGATTAATTTCCTGAAAAAGCGCGGTCGCCGGTTCCACATGAGCCTCGACGACATCGATTCGGGCATCCAGAACGACAAGGAATTTCTCGAACTCACGGCGAGTTCCAACCCCGTGCGCGACAACGACTTAATGGAGCTCCAGCAAAGATTGAACATGGCCATGCAGAAGCTGTCGAATGAACACAGAGCTGTCGTGACCATGTTCGATATTCAGGGAATGCCCCATGCTGAGATCAGCAAGATTCTGAATGTCTCCGAGGGCACGGTCCGCTCCCGGCTTTTCTACGCGCATCGCCAGTTGCAAAACTATCTCGAGGAATTCCGCAAAAACTAACTTTCAAAATTATGGACGACGAATTTAAGGATCTGCAAACCCTCCTCCGGCTCAAAAAATACGAGCAGCCTCCACAGGGCTTTGAGAGTTATGGCGAACGTTTCCTGAAGGAGTTTCATCGCCGCCAACGTTGGGAGGAGTCGCAAAAAACCGGTCTTGCCACACTCTGGGCGTCGGTCACCGGGTTCCTTGAGGAATTCACCGTTCCGCGCTATGCCTATGCGGCGGCACTGGCCGTTTTCGGAGCGGTCGCGCTGGGCATCAATGGCTTGCAGCCGGTCAATTCGGGAAACCAAGTCGTCGCAGCGGCTTCCATTTCACCACGAGTGGTTTCCGAGTCACACCGCGCTTTTGCGCTGAATTCGCCGCTCGATCTTTCCGAATTGGAAGTGCAGTCGCAAATGAACGCAGGCACTCGCGCCGCCAATGCCGACACTCAGCCACGCTACATTCTCGACAGCCGCCCGGCCAGTTACGACGCTTCCTTTAGCTTCTAGACGTCCCTCGTCTCCAGGCGTTTTCAGATGTTTCCCCGCTTCCTACCCGCAGTTTCCATCGCTCTCTTAGTCGGATGGAATGCCCCGCAACTGCTGGCGGAGGAAAATGTCCTGTCCTCCATGACGGAGGCTGTGCAGACCGTTTTTCAAAATACCAAATCCGCCGTTGTGAAAATCCGCGCCAGCGACAAGCACGGTCGCTGCGTGGGCAGTGGATTTTTCATTGATCCCAACGGCACGATTTACACGACCTACGCTGTGGCTGGAGAGGCTGAAAACATCGTCGTGGAATCTGGCGACCACCAATACAATGCGACTCGTCTCGTGGCCGACGCGCGGAGTGGGATCGTGCTCCTAAAAGTGGACGCGAGCACGCCATTTTTGCCGATTGGAAAATCTGCCGATCTCACCATTGCCTCACCCGTGGTCACTGTCGGCTACCCGATGGATCTCCCGATCACGCCGATGCTGGGCTTCATCGGCGGCTTCGATCTGCAATATCTCCATCGCTATTTCACCACCACTCACATCCGCGCCAACGTCTCCGTCCAGCGCGGCGAAAGTGGCGCCCCGCTCATCAATACCCAGGGCGAGGTTGTCGGCATTCTCATCAGCGGACTCGACGGCGGTGCCGCTTGTTATGCGCTGCCCATCGAGGCGGCGGAAAAAATTCGCAGCGACTACGTTCGTTATGGCGAGGTGCGCCACGGCTGGATCGGAATCACGGTGGCACCCAGCGAGGTCGCGCATGAAGGCTCGCTCGCTGTGATCGACAACCTCGGCGAAGACACGCCCGCGGCTCATTCTGGAATCAAAAAAGGAGACACGCTCGTTCGCATCGGACACGTGGTTGTCAAGCGGCCCGAGGACGTTCTCAACGGCTCGTTTTTCCTCACCGCCGGAGAAAATACTCCCGTGGAAGTGGTCCGCGACGGCCAGCATTTGAGTTTCAATGTGCCCGCCGTGGAGCATCCCTTCAGCGATAAATCGCGCGCCGCCGGTGCGCTGACGAAGTCCGACTTGGGCGGAACTCTCAGCCTCACTTCCGGGCGCTAGATTTCCATGAGCGATCCGAAGTCCGGATCGAAGAGTCGTTTGTAAGTCCGAATGGCGAACCCATCGGTCATGCCCGCGAGATAATCGCACATCAGGCGGACGCGTTTTGGAGGCTGAGCTTCTTCTAACAATGCCTTCTCCACCGCCGCCGGGAACAGGGAAAAATCCACCGACTTCGGTTCCACTGCAAAAGCTAGAAACGCCTCGAAGACGCGCTCGATAATGCGGTCGCCCTTGTGCTCCAACTGGCGCAACTGCGGACTCCAGAAAACTAGTTCCCGCGCCACTTGTTTGTAAAATTCCGCCTCCTCTCGCACTGTCGCATCCACGACCAAGCGAAAGGCGTGGCGGTTGGTGAGATCGCTTAAAAAGCCATCGGATTTCACCAGATGAACCGAATGAATATACTCGCCCACTTTTTTGCCGAAGATCGGCTCGGGACGGCGCGACTTGATGACGCCTAGTAAAATCTCCAGCGCATTCGCCTCGATAAGACTCAAACTCCGCTGCTTGGCCCAGGCCTCGACCATTTCCAGCCGGAGAAATCCGCCGTTGATGCAATCGACCAAATCATTCAGCGAATACGCGGTGTCGTCGGCCCAATCCATGATCTGGCATTCGATGCTGCGGAGGCCGTTGCGCACCTTGCCCGGCTTCAACTCATCCGGCCACGACTGCCCGCCGACGACCCAGGTGAGCAACTCCGCGTCGTCATCGTAGAGGTAGTGGTTTCTTGCGCCGCCCGCCTCGGAAAAGAGTGTCTTGTATTTCAGAATGCCATCGACAAAAGCTCGAGTCGGATTCAACCCGCGCCGACCCGAGTCGCCGCTGTAAATCGTCCGCGCAATCATCCGCAGACTTTGCGCATTTCCCTCAAACCCGCCGAAACCGCTCGACATCAGGCGGTGCAACGTCCGCTCCCCCGCGTGGCCAAAGGGCGGATGCCCCAGATCGTGCGCCAGACAGCCGGCCTCCACGAGATCGGGATCGATGAAAAAATCGTCGCTCAGCGGCTCGCCTTTTCGTTTCAAAAACTGACAGATCGAACGCCCAATCTGCGCCACCTCGATGGAGTGCGTCAGCCGGGTTCGATAGAAATCGTACTCGCCTGAAAGGAACACTTGAGTCTTCGCCTGGAGCCGTCGAAAAGCCGCCGTATAGATCACGCGATCCCGCTCCACCTCGAACGGACTTCGATAGGAATCTTCCAGTCCCGGCCCGCTAATTAGCTCGGTGTCGAAGGCCGAATAAAACGTGTTCACGAGCCGCAGCATAGCTCAGGCGGATTTCGCCAGAAGCAAAAAAGTTTGCCCCCATCCAGACGAACGAGTTGAATCCAAATGTGGAACTTCAAACCCTCGCCGCCCTCAAATCCTCCGCCGACGCGCAGCCGGTGCAAGGCCTTGTGCATGTGCAACTCGAGTCGGTTTGCAACAAGCTCACCCGCGACGGAAAACCATTTTTAGAAATGCAATTTCTCGACGCCACCGCGTCCATCACGCTGCGGGTGTGGAGCGATCATCCCGAGTATGCCAGCTACTCGATGTTAGAAGCCGCGGAGTTTCATGAGCTTGCGGGCGAGTTCTATCGCAATGGCAGTTTCGGAGTCGATGTTAGGAAATACTACTTGCGCCCGCTGGATGACGCCGAGCGCGATGCCCTGCTGGCCGGTCCGGCGGAACTTCAGGAGAAACAAGGCGCGGACTATGCGGAGATTTTGCGATTGATAGAAACCATCACCGATCCCCGTCTGCTAACCATTTGCCAAACTTTTATTGCCGATCTAGGGCCGCGCTTTTGCCGGAGTGCCGGGGCACGTTTTGTGCATCACGCGCGACGCGGCGGACTCGTCGAGCACACAGCGCAAATGATGCGGACCGCCGATGTGGTCCAAACAATTTATCCCTATCTCAACCGCGACCTTTTGTTAGCTGGGACACTGCTGCACGACATCGGCAAGCTCTGGGAAAATCATGTGCCCGAGAACGGCTTCGGCATCAGCCTGGACGAACGCGGCGAATTGTTAGGTCACATCACGATCGGAGCCGAGCTGGTCAATTCTCTGTGGCGCAAAATGCAGCTGCAACTGGAGGAATGGACAATGTTAGAACCGGCCAGCGAGCAGGTGCGCCTGCATCTATTGCACCTCGTGGCGTCGCATCACGGTTCGCACGAATTTGGCTCGCCTGTCGTTCCGAAAACACCGGAGGCGATCGCGTTGAACATGATCGATAACCTCGACGCCAAGCTGGAAATTTTCTCGCAGGGTTACAAGACGCTGCCGCTGCTAACACCGCACATTCACGACAAGGTGCGTCCGCTGAATCATCACCTGATTCGCCCGCTACCTAGCCATGTCCCGCCAGTTGCGGCGGAGGAAGACCAGGTTCCCGCATCTGACGAAGAGTAAACGCACCGCTGCGCTTCGCCAGGCGACTTCCATTCGTATCCAGAACGAGTGGAGTATGATAAAAATCAGGCGGTGTTAGCCCTAGCGCGCGATAGACGAGCAACTGGCGAAAGGTCGATCTAACCAAGTCTTCACCGCGCACCACTTCGGTGATCTGCATCGCGGCGTCGTCCACCACGACTGCTAGCTCGTAAGCCGGAACGCCGTCTTTTCTCCAGACGAGAAAATCGCCGAAGTCGCGACCAGCCGCGGCGGTTTGTAAACCGAGTCGTCCGTCGCGAAAGCCGATTTCCTCGCCATCAGGAACACGGAAGCGCCAGTTGCATGGCTCGTCGATGTTAGTCAGCGTCCGATGCCTGCAAGTGCCGGGATAAATCGGCTCCTCCTCATGCGGTGCGCCCGCTGCGGTGAGCACGTCCTTGCGCGAGCAAAAGCATGGATAGATCGCGCCAGCTTCTAACAAAGCTTTCCACGCGCCTGAGTAGTCACGCCGGCTCTGGTAAATGGGTGCGCCATCCCATTGCAACCCGCACCAGCGCAAATCTTCTAACATCGCCGCGACATACTCCGGCTTGCAACGAGTTTGATCCAAATCTTCCACGCGCAAAAGCAGTTCACCTTTCTGCTCGCGTGCTCGTTGTTGCGCTACTAGAAACGTCCTCGCGTGCCCTAGATGCAAGTAACCCGTGGGCGAGGGGGCCAGCCGTCCGCGATAGTTAGCAGCTATATTATGAGCGGCGGGCGCGGAGTTCATCCGTCATTCACAAAACGTCCGCCGGGCCCGGGAATGTAAAGTTGCAGAAAGCCTTTGTCGGCCATCTCGCGGAAATGTTTGTCCTGCGCATAGACGCGGTAGCCGCGCCTCGAGGCGATGCCCGCGATCATGGCGTCCACCCACGGCACGGTGATTCCCGCCGCTCGGAGACGTTGATAAAATTGCGCCGTTTGCTCCCAAAGCCGTTCCGATTCCGGGATGTAAGGAATGAGATCGAACAGCTCCAGGATGCGGTCCTCCTCGCTTTTCCGGGCGCCGCCGAGCACTTCCATTTTCACTGGGCCGCAAAGGACAGCAGCAAATTCCGAAGCGAGATTTTCCACCGCCAGACTCACTGCCATGTCGCCGTGGGACCGGAAAAGCTCAATCCAAACCGATGAATCCACGAGAATCATCGGAATGGATCAAGCTTTCGGGAATTTCTTCGCGACCTCACGATAACTCACCGGCCGCCGCAGCGGAATAGGGTCGGCGGTCTCCTCCAGCTCGTCGTTGGTCTGGCCATAATTCAGGGGATCCTCCCGGAGGGCACGAATCATCGCGACGGCTTTCTGACGTTTCGTAAACATCTCGGCGGCCTTTGCGATGGCGGCGCTCATTTTCCGTTCACCGGTCATTGCCATGATCTCTTCGACGACTTTGTCATCCATTTCGACGCTGATTCTCATGCCGTAGTTTCCCGCACTTTGCAGCAGACGCAACTGAAAATGATGTAATCCTAGGCTCATTTCAAAATTACAGCCGCAGCCGCTAGTATGTAACAGCGAATTTTTAATTCCAAAAGGCAACGTCCCGGTTCATCGTGGCTCCATGGAATATTTTAACGACTGCACCGTCCTCATCACTGGTGCATCCTCGGGCATCGGTCGTGAATTTGCCCTGCAACTCGCGCCATTTGCCTCGAATATCATCATCGCCGCACGCCGCATCGACCGGCTGGAGGCGCTCAAATCGGAAATCGCCGAGTTGCATCCAGAGACAAATGTTTTCACCTACGGAATCGATCTCGCCAATGGAGCCGATGCAGACACTTTCCTGGCCTGGCTCGATGACAGTGGATTGAAAGTGGATTTACTCATCAACAACGCCGGCCTCGGGGATCACGGACCTTTCGCCGATTCGAATTGGACTCGCATCGAGCAGATGCTGGCCGTGAACATTTCCACACTCACCAAGCTCACCCACGCGCTCCTGCCGCAAATGCTGCGGAGTGGCGAAGGCGCGATCTTGAACGTGAGTTCCGTGGCGAGCCTCATGCCAGTGCCGCACCTGAATGTCTATGCCGCGACGAAGGCATATGTGACTAGTTTTTCCGAGGGTTTGCGGGCAGAATTGCGCGGGACTAACATCAGCGTGACGGCGCTTTGTCCGGGGCCGGTGCCCACCGAGTTTGGCAAGCAGGCGACGCGGCTTGGGGAGAATGAAAAATTTGACATGAGCACACCCGGTTTTCTCTCCGTGGATGCGGCCACAGTGGCGCGCGCGGGGTTAAAGGCAGTGGCTGCGGATCGGGCTCGCGTGGTGCCCGGTGTCGTCATGTGTGTCGCGGCGCTTTTACTAACCATCATCCCGATCTTTCTCATCCGCCCATTTCTGAGTTTGAGCGGATTGAAGCAACGCAAATAAACCAATGAACTACCTGTCTCTCGCTACGATCTTTTACTTTATTTTCGCCACGCTGACGCAGGTTGGCGGCGTCATAGGTTTCATCAAGGCGAAGAGCCGCGCCTCGCTCATCGCGGGTCTGATTTCCGGCGCGCTGCTGGACTTGGCAGGCATCATGTTAGTCGTTCGACCGGAGCGTCCGCAGATTGGACTGGGACTCGGATTGGTGGTCACGCTTTTATTGTTAGGAAGATTCGCTCCGGCGTTCTTTCGGACCAAGAAATTCATGCCTGCGGGAATGATTTTCTTCCTAGGTTTGATTAGCCTTGCGCTGACGATTGCGGCGTTTATCTAACATCCGCTCCGGCATGAAGTTTTTTCGGCGAGTTCTAGGGCTGAGTTTGATTGTTCTCGGACTGGTGGCTTGTCCTCGGCAGCCGGAACATTCGACTGCAACTCCGACCCCGGTGGTGCCTGCGGAAACGCCAGAGCCGAGTCCGACTCCCATCACGACAACCACGCCAGTTCCGGCACCGACGGCCTTGCCCGAGATGTTTGTTCCGCGCCGTTCCTACGATACTTCGCGGCTTTTCAATGGACTAAAAATCTACAGCCACCTGCAGAGTCTTCCCGGTGGAATCGCCCCGGTGGAACGCACGCTGGATGAAAGTTTCTCCGTGGACATTTCACTGAAAGTCAAAGTGCCGTCGGCGATGGCGACGGTGGAGGATTTTACCGTGGCAAATCCTAACATCCTGAAGGCGCTCCCGATGTTAGGAGACTTGCTCGTGAGCAGCCGCGTCTCGCCCTACTATCACGGCTTGTATGCGTTGAAAGTGAAGTCGCTTCAGCAGGATTTGCGAAACTTGAACGAGATTCTTTCGCGACACAATTTCTACGATTGCGGGACGGTGCTGGAACTAACGAATCCTAACACGAAACGCCGCGCACTTCTGCTCCAGGCCGACATGGATGTGGTGGCCGACGGATCAGACTCCGATCGCTTTCTGGAAGTGGACGGAACGAGCATGCACTACCAGCCGTTCACAAGTTATCGCTGGCCGAAACTAACCAAAACGCCCAGTCAGTTTCTGGCGGGTCGCGAGGCGAGCATTTCCGCTGCGCAGACAGAACTGCAAAACCCCGGAGTGGCAGCGGAACGTGCCCGGACTTTGCGCAACTCCATTGCGACTAACAAACTGGAAGCCGCCGACTTGCAGACGTTTAGTTTTCTTATTTCCAAGGCTGATCCATTTATCGTTTTGCCGGGCTTCATGCTGCGCGACAAATCGCTGCCGTTCAACCCGCGCATCGGCGATTATGCGGCGGTCATTTACGGATCAAAAATCTATCCCGCGATCTTCGGTGATGTGGGGCCTTCCGTGAAAGTCGGCGAGGCTTCGCTGCGGCTGGCAACGGCCTTGAATGTGAAGTCCAATGCGGCAAACCGACCGACTAACAATCTCGATGTTAGCTATCTGATTTTTCCGCAGACGGCCGATGCTACACCAGCTCCGCCCGACTACGAAAAATGGCGGACGCGCTGCGTGGATTTGCTCGCCGAACTGGGTGCGACTAACATCCCGGTCGAGCACTGGGAAAACATCCTCCCGCCGATGCCGACTCCGACGCCAAGCCCGACGCCATCGCCTGATCCGGCGGTCGCGATTCCGACGCCGAAAGCGCTGGAAACGCCTTCGCCGACGCCTTGATCTAACGGCGTGACAATTTTCCCCGAATCGCGATAACTTGCGGCCATGACTGCTCCCGCTGCCCGTTCGTTTACGCCACCGATTGTTGATGAGATTGCCGCTGGCTCGGCACAGGATGCGGTAGCCCGACTCGCCACGTTTCGTCCGGAGGAGGCCGCCGGACTTTTGGCTCGTGCGCATGTGCTGCGGCGCAATGAAGTTTTTGCCCTGCTGCCGCCCAGCCAGCTCGATTCGATCATCGCTGCGGCACCTCCCGAGACGGCGGCGCAATGGCGCGCTTGGAAACAATATCCCGAGGACACGATTGGGCGTCTCATGGAGCCGCCGGTGGCTGTTTTCAGCCCGGAAGTGACTGTCTCTCAGGCGGTGGAAGAACTCCGCGAGCTGACCAAAAAAGCCTTCATCACCTACGGCTTCACGGCCGACGAAAAGGGCCGGCTCCTCGGTGTGATCGTCATGCGCGAACTCCTCCTCGCCCGGCCCGAGCAGACGCTCGCCGAAATCACTCTAGCGAATCCATTTTACCTGACGCCGGACCTTTCGATTACCGACGCCATGAAAACCGTCCTCAACCGCCATTATCCGGTCTATCCGATTTGCGCGACAGACGGGACTTTCATTGGACTCGTGCGTGGCTCGACCTTGTTTGAGGCGCAGGCTGTGGAGTTGTCTGCCCAGGCCGGAACGATGGTCGGTGTCGTGAAAGAGGAACGCCTCGCCACAAGCTGGCAGCAGAGCCTGAAATTTCGTCATCCGTGGCTGCAATTGAACCTGCTCACGGCCTTCATCGCGGCGGCGGTCGTCGGGATGTTTGAGGGAACGCTGGAAAAAATCGTCCTGCTCGCAGTGTTTTTGCCCGTCATGGCCGGCCAGTCGGGCAACACCGGCTGCCAGGCGCTGGCCGTGGCGTTGCGCGGGATGACTTTGGGCGAATTGCAGACGGGAAAAGAGAAACGCGCCATGATGAAAGAGGCCGTGCTCGGCTTTTGCAACGGCGCTCTGGTCGGCGTGACGGCAGGCATCGGCATGTATGTTTACGCGACGATGCAACACTCGGCGCACGCGCTCAAACTCGGCATCATCGTCTTCGTGGCGATGATCGGGAGCTGCCTCGTCAGCGGCGTTTCCGGGGTGCTGGTGCCGGTGACTTTGAAGAAACTCGGGGCCGATCCAGCGACGGCGTCCAGCATTTTTCTCACCACGGCCACCGACGTTGTGAGCATGGGACTTTTCCTCGGACTGGCGACGATTTTTCTCTAGGGAAAACTGGGGTGAAAACCTCATTCGAGTTTGACTCCACCCAGGGCATCCGCTAGCCATTAGGCCGTCATGTTTCGCCTCGTCGCCTCCCTGGGTTTCGCCCTCTCTGCCATCTGCGCTTTTGCTCAGGAACCAGCCACCATCACCGTGCAAAAAGGCGCGCTGCTCAACGCCCACATCAGCGGCATCAGCGGCGGCGACGGTGCCAAGGCCACCAGCGTTTTGTCCAACGACCTCACCCTTTCCAACGCCTTCGCCATCGGCGCTGAGTCGAGTGCGAACTTTATCATCAGCGGCACAAGCTCTGGCGGCCAGCTTCAGGGCCGGGTCGTGGATCGCTCTGGTGGCACGGTTTTGGAGAAATCCTACAGCGGCGACACGCGTTCGGCGGGGCATCAATTTGCTGACGACATCGTGGAAACCGTCACCGGCAACCCCGGCATCGCCACGACCAAGCTCGCTTTCGTCGCCAACGCCTCCGGCAAAAAAGAAATCTACCTTTCCGACTACGACGGAGCCAACGCCCGCCAGCTTACGCACGATGGCGGCATCAGCGTCAGCCCGTCGCTTTCGCCCAATGGACGCGAGCTTCTCTACACCGGCTACCAGAGCGGCTACGCGGATATTTACAAAATCGACCTCGGCAGCGGCGCACGCAATCGAGTCGTGAAATCGCCTGGCACCAACTCCGGCGCGTCGTTTTCCCCGAGCGGCGGCTCCTTCGCGGCAACCCTCAGCAAGGACGGCAACCCCGAGCTCTACGTCATCGGCATCGGCGGCGGTGGTGGGCGGCGGCTGACTCACACGAAAAACTCCGAGTCCTCCCCGTCGTTTTCGCCGGATGGCGACGAGATCGTTTATTCCTCCGATGAGGGCGGCCAGCCGCAGCTCTACCGCATTTCTGCCAGCGGTGGGAGCGGTTCGCGCCTCGGCACCGGCTACGGCTACTGCACCGAGCCGAGCTGGTCGCCAGATGGAAAAAAAATCGCCTTCAACATGCGCAACAACGGCAACTTCGCCGTCGCCATTTACAACGTCGGCTCCGGCAGCACCAAAGTCGTGACCAGCGGTGACGACGCCGAGGACCCGACCTGGGCCCGCGACTCGCGTCATCTCTTTTTCGCGCAAGACCACGGCGTTTATCTCCTTGACGTTCAGACCGGAAAACAAGTTAAAGTCGTCTCTGGTTTGGGCAAAATCTCCGAACCATCCGCCTCCCGCTAATCCCGCTCATTCCTATGCAACTCCGCTCTAAAACCCTCTCATTTCTCTGTGTCGCCGCCCTCGCCCTCTCTGTTGGCGGTTGTAAAAAGGGCAACAAAAAAGGCGACCAATACGCTGGCGTCGATGGCGATTACGTCAACGGCACGCCGCTCCCAGATCGTCCCGGCGACGGCGTCTCCTTCACCAGTGCCAACGTGGACAAAACGCAGTTCCGGCCCATCTATTTCGGGTTTGATAGCGTGGACATCTCCGGCAGCGAAAGCGGCAAGCTCGACAGCGTTGCCAGTTTCCTGAAGTCGGGTTCGAGCACGATCATTCTCGCGGGCTTCACCGACGAGCGCGGCACGGAGGAATACAACCGCGCCCTCGGCGAGCGCCGCGCGCAGGCCGTTCGCAACTACCTTATTTCCGCAGGGGCCGACGGCGGCAAGATCCAGACCGTGAGCTTCGGCGAGGAAATGCCCGCCGATTCCGGTTCTGGCGAAGAGGCTTGGGCCAAAAACCGCCGCACGGAAATCGGAGTGGTCAAATAACGTTTTTCTGCTAATATCCCGAAATCCAATCCACAAAGATTTATGGCAAAATTTCTCATCACCGAAGACAAGAAAGGCGAATACCGCTGGAAACTCATTTCCGGAAATGGTCAGATCATCGCGATTTCGGGCGAGGGATACAAAGCCAAGGATAGCTGCGTCAGTGGCATCGAAGCCATCAAGAAGGACGCAGGCATGGCCAAAGTCTTCCAAGTTATTGAAGAATAAAGTCAGCCACCCGGGTTCCATTGGAATCCAACCCATCGGAGACCGCTTCTTGTCTTCAAGAACCGTCTCCACACTATGAGTTTTTCAGATCTGGGCCTTTCCGAGGCCGTCGTCCACGGCGTTCAATCCATGGGGTATGTCGATCCGACTCCCATCCAACTGCGTGCCATTCCCGTTGTTCTGCAAGGCCGCGACCTCATCGGGTCCGCCCAGACTGGCACTGGCAAAACCGCCGCGTTTGCCCTGCCCATTTTAACCAAACTCGCCTCACACCAGCGGGCGCCGCGTTGCCTCGTGCTGGAGCCGACTCGCGAGCTTGCGCTTCAAGTCGAGACCGCGTTTCGCGATTACGCCCGCTTCTCCGAACTGCGTGTGACCTCCATCTACGGCGGCGTCGGTTACGGCAAACAACGCGAGGACCTCACCGCTGGCGTCGATACGCTCATCGCCACCCCCGG is a genomic window containing:
- a CDS encoding sigma-70 family RNA polymerase sigma factor, which encodes MTASVFSGNISLVRPISAPVPERTERMDPTPTPTLTEDAQLVARTQAGDATAFDDLVRKYTQRLYGLVYNMTSNHEDTNDLLQDIFAKAYRAIGGFQGKSSFYTWVHSIGVNMTINFLKKRGRRFHMSLDDIDSGIQNDKEFLELTASSNPVRDNDLMELQQRLNMAMQKLSNEHRAVVTMFDIQGMPHAEISKILNVSEGTVRSRLFYAHRQLQNYLEEFRKN
- the gluQRS gene encoding tRNA glutamyl-Q(34) synthetase GluQRS; this encodes MNSAPAAHNIAANYRGRLAPSPTGYLHLGHARTFLVAQQRAREQKGELLLRVEDLDQTRCKPEYVAAMLEDLRWCGLQWDGAPIYQSRRDYSGAWKALLEAGAIYPCFCSRKDVLTAAGAPHEEEPIYPGTCRHRTLTNIDEPCNWRFRVPDGEEIGFRDGRLGLQTAAAGRDFGDFLVWRKDGVPAYELAVVVDDAAMQITEVVRGEDLVRSTFRQLLVYRALGLTPPDFYHTPLVLDTNGSRLAKRSGAFTLRQMREPGLPPPQLAGHG
- a CDS encoding PIN domain-containing protein; its protein translation is MILVDSSVWIELFRSHGDMAVSLAVENLASEFAAVLCGPVKMEVLGGARKSEEDRILELFDLIPYIPESERLWEQTAQFYQRLRAAGITVPWVDAMIAGIASRRGYRVYAQDKHFREMADKGFLQLYIPGPGGRFVNDG
- a CDS encoding S1C family serine protease; translation: MFPRFLPAVSIALLVGWNAPQLLAEENVLSSMTEAVQTVFQNTKSAVVKIRASDKHGRCVGSGFFIDPNGTIYTTYAVAGEAENIVVESGDHQYNATRLVADARSGIVLLKVDASTPFLPIGKSADLTIASPVVTVGYPMDLPITPMLGFIGGFDLQYLHRYFTTTHIRANVSVQRGESGAPLINTQGEVVGILISGLDGGAACYALPIEAAEKIRSDYVRYGEVRHGWIGITVAPSEVAHEGSLAVIDNLGEDTPAAHSGIKKGDTLVRIGHVVVKRPEDVLNGSFFLTAGENTPVEVVRDGQHLSFNVPAVEHPFSDKSRAAGALTKSDLGGTLSLTSGR
- a CDS encoding nucleoside 2-deoxyribosyltransferase: MSSYSIYFAGELFSAKHLYGNVLLAEAIYEISAGKFVSVVPQNLEQRETTAHSIRDQDIRTCLSCDVGLFHYDGPELDSGTVVEFLFAKFADIPSVLLRTDFRKGGDQSGNQGGDPWNLMTSFFPRTEVITLDAMSIYKEAFAENQASAHELLESKAGTSACDAMTRVIAQRVIPALERVIAMPPILAKEKAAAVYEWLAVMPGFQSDPQANAKFVMEQLQNKLGRELL
- the dgt gene encoding dGTP triphosphohydrolase: MLRLVNTFYSAFDTELISGPGLEDSYRSPFEVERDRVIYTAAFRRLQAKTQVFLSGEYDFYRTRLTHSIEVAQIGRSICQFLKRKGEPLSDDFFIDPDLVEAGCLAHDLGHPPFGHAGERTLHRLMSSGFGGFEGNAQSLRMIARTIYSGDSGRRGLNPTRAFVDGILKYKTLFSEAGGARNHYLYDDDAELLTWVVGGQSWPDELKPGKVRNGLRSIECQIMDWADDTAYSLNDLVDCINGGFLRLEMVEAWAKQRSLSLIEANALEILLGVIKSRRPEPIFGKKVGEYIHSVHLVKSDGFLSDLTNRHAFRLVVDATVREEAEFYKQVARELVFWSPQLRQLEHKGDRIIERVFEAFLAFAVEPKSVDFSLFPAAVEKALLEEAQPPKRVRLMCDYLAGMTDGFAIRTYKRLFDPDFGSLMEI
- a CDS encoding HD domain-containing protein, whose protein sequence is MELQTLAALKSSADAQPVQGLVHVQLESVCNKLTRDGKPFLEMQFLDATASITLRVWSDHPEYASYSMLEAAEFHELAGEFYRNGSFGVDVRKYYLRPLDDAERDALLAGPAELQEKQGADYAEILRLIETITDPRLLTICQTFIADLGPRFCRSAGARFVHHARRGGLVEHTAQMMRTADVVQTIYPYLNRDLLLAGTLLHDIGKLWENHVPENGFGISLDERGELLGHITIGAELVNSLWRKMQLQLEEWTMLEPASEQVRLHLLHLVASHHGSHEFGSPVVPKTPEAIALNMIDNLDAKLEIFSQGYKTLPLLTPHIHDKVRPLNHHLIRPLPSHVPPVAAEEDQVPASDEE